From the genome of Streptomyces sp. V2I9:
CCAGCGCGAGGAACGCGGCCCGGCCGGTGAGCCGGGAGCGGCGGTCCTGGCGGCGGCTCTGCGACCGGTACACGCGGGCCGCGGTCTGCTCGCCCAGCAGCCGCAGCCTGGTAGAGGTGGAGAACCGGTCGCGGTCCTTCCCGGCCATGTCTCCCGCCTCCCCGTTACGCACGTCCGTCCCCGCACACGGTACGGGACCGGGTGCGGGGACGGGCGGAGGCTACCGTCCTACGGCGACGGGTCAGCCCTTGAAGCGCGGGAAGGCGGAGCGGCCCGCGTACACCGCGGCGTCGTCGAGGATCTCCTCGATGCGCAGCAGCTGGTTGTACTTGGCGACGCGGTCCGAGCGGGCCGGGGCGCCGGTCTTGATCTGGCCGCAGTTCACGGCGACGGCGAGGTCGGCGATGGTGACGTCCTCGGTCTCGCCGGAGCGGTGCGACATCATGCACTTGAAGCCGTTGCGCTGGGCCAGCTCGACGGCGTCCAGGGTCTCGGTCAGCGAACCGATCTGGTTGACCTTGACCAGCAGGGCGTTGGCGGAGCCCTCCTCGATGCCGCGGGCCAGGCGCTCGGGGTTGGTGACGAAGAGGTCGTCGCCGACGATCTGGACCTTGGAGCCGATGCGGTCGGTGATGACCTTCCAGCCGGCCCAGTCGTCCTCGTACAGCGGGTCCTCGATGGAGACGAGCGGGTACGCGGAGACGAGCTCCTCGTAGTACTCGGTCATCTCGGCGGCCGAGCGGGACTTGCCCTCGAACTCGTAGACGCCGTCCTTGTAGAACTCGGACGCGGCGACGTCGAGCGCGAGCGCGATGTCGCGGCCCGGAACGTACCCGGCCTCCTTGATGGCCTCGACGATGAGGTCCAGGGCGGCGCGGTTGGACTCCAGGTTCGGG
Proteins encoded in this window:
- the eno gene encoding phosphopyruvate hydratase, producing MPSIDVVVAREILDSRGNPTVEVEVGLDDGSTGRAAVPSGASTGAFEAIELRDGDPNRYQGKGVEKAVLAVIEQIGPELVGYDATEQRLIDQAMFDLDATENKASLGANAILGVSLAVAHAASEASDLPLFRYLGGPNAHLLPVPMMNILNGGSHADSNVDIQEFMIAPIGAESFSEALRWGAEIYHTLKKVLKTKGLSTGLGDEGGFAPNLESNRAALDLIVEAIKEAGYVPGRDIALALDVAASEFYKDGVYEFEGKSRSAAEMTEYYEELVSAYPLVSIEDPLYEDDWAGWKVITDRIGSKVQIVGDDLFVTNPERLARGIEEGSANALLVKVNQIGSLTETLDAVELAQRNGFKCMMSHRSGETEDVTIADLAVAVNCGQIKTGAPARSDRVAKYNQLLRIEEILDDAAVYAGRSAFPRFKG